A genomic stretch from Pochonia chlamydosporia 170 chromosome 4, whole genome shotgun sequence includes:
- a CDS encoding catabolic 3-dehydroquinase protein (similar to Eutypa lata UCREL1 XP_007796380.1) produces the protein MTTPLDSHSKQYSHLGGTTPEVIDRLIISELCKGWPMYRDNSEWANFRSMFTDDAHIWTTWSTNCQIDEFIKISKQGKANGAFIMHRENSTLVELNQQSQRAVGKMKATITQRFQATQDGTSSPLIYDVDCDCRYIFFCKKDAAHEGDWKVQFVKIIYEKDKVCSVDGTSVPHFSSEELSKYPDGYRYLGAAQARLGHRIHTQLATLREPYWSKMYECMENWLDGHDDPGLFWEHQQE, from the exons ATGACCACCCCCCTTGACAGCCACTCCAAGCAATACTCACACCTCGGCGGCACCACACCCGAAGTCATCGACCGCCTCATCATAAGCGAGCTATGCAAAGGCTGGCCCATGTACAGAGATAACTCGGAATGGGCCAACTTCCGATCCATGTTTACTGACGACGCGCACATATGGACAA CCTGGTCAACAAATTGCCAAATTGACGAATTCATCAAAATATCCAAACAGGGTAAAGCCAACGGCGCGTTCATCATGCACCGCGAAAACAGCACCCTCGTCGAACTCAACCAGCAGTCGCAACGTGCAGTGGGCAAAATGAAGGCCACTATCACGCAGCGCTTTCAGGCCACACAAGACGGGACTTCATCGCCGCTGATATATGACGTCGACTGTGATTGCCGATATATATTCTTCTGTAAGAAGGATGCGGCTCATGAGGGGGATTGGAAGGTGCAGTTCGTCAAGATCATCTACGAAAAGGACAAGGTGTGCTCTGTCGATGGGACATCAGTGCCGCATTTCTCGTCGGAAGAGCTGAGCAAGTATCCTGACGGGTATCGTTATCTTGGTGCAGCACAGGCTCGGTTGGGTCATCGTATTCATACGCAGCTTGCGACGCTGCGAGAACCGTATTGGAGTAAGATGTATGAGTGTATGGAGAACTGGCTGGATGGACATGACGATCCTGGTTTGTTTTGGGAGCACCAACAAGAGTAG
- a CDS encoding cytochrome P450 pisatin demethylase (similar to Neosartorya fischeri NRRL 181 XP_001259930.1), with translation MHLFLVLGGALVAIAFTYLTSAIIAAIFSPLRSIPGPFWARFTRLWYFRRVYDGNFEHDNIDLHRRYGRVVRVAPNMYSIDAPDAVNTIYGIASKMPKSEWYEGWKHPSPDRWTLFPDRDIKRHAETRRRFQGLYSMSSLVSYENYVNECTDILQQRLSEFAKHSSIIDMTHWFQCYAFDVIGNITYSQRFGFLDRGEDVDGIIKALHGSMIYSTLIGIFPALHKYIYDIMNKVNIGGAVGRTYLMKFVGERIQQRKAERGQYAEKSVSLDENAPQDFLEKLMVQNEDNPQKVTPYHIFMMGLSNIIAGADTTAISLSAVLYYLIRSPKAMQRLRDEVEQCVTDELFNGTHLTFKQSQEMPYLQAVIKEALRLHSATGLPLWRVVTDAGLELDGRFFPPGSVIGLNTWVAHYNEDIFGADAKEFRPERWIERDDNEAEIKAMNAYYLPFGLGSRTCLGKHISFLEMSKLIPLLVRNFDFELVGEERDWKVENYWFVKPANFFVKVANRKS, from the exons ATGCATTTGTTCCTGGTGCTGGGAGGCGCTTTGGTCGCCATTGCCTTCACGTATCTGACCTCGGCCATAATCGCTGCAATCTTTTCCCCTCTGCGATCTATCCCTGGGCCATTCTGGGCTAGGTTCACTCGGCTGTGGTACTTCAGGCGTGTCTATGACGGAAACTTTGAGCATGACAACATTGACCTGCATCGTCGGTATGGTCGTGTTGTCCGGGTGGCTCCAAACATGTACAGCAttgatgcaccagacgcgGTAAACACAATCTACGGTATCGCATCTAAGATGCCAAAATCAGAGTGGTACGAGGGCTGGAAACACCCTTCGCCAGACCGCTGGACTTTGTTCCCGGACCGAGACATCAAAAGACATGCAGAAACTAGAAGGAGGTTTCAGGGCCTTTACAGCATGTCAAGTTTAGTGAGCTACGAAAACTATGTCAACGAATGTACCGATATCCTACAGCAGCGACTGTCCGAGTTTGCCAAGCACAGCTCCATCATCGACATGACGCATTGGTTTCAGTGCTatgcatttgatgtcatCGGGAATATTACGTACTCCCAGAGATTCGGCTTTCTCGACCGTGGCGAAGATGTCgatggcatcatcaaagcTTTGCACGGATCCATGATATACAGTACCCTGATAGGCATCTTCCCAGCACTGCACAAATACATCTATGATATTATGAACAAGGTAAACATTGGCGGAGCTGTTGGACGAACATATCTCATGAAGTTTGTTGGCGAAAGAATTCAGCAGAGAAAGGCGGAACGAGGACAATATGCAGAGAAATCTGTCTCGTTGGATGAGAACGCTCCGCAGGATTTTCTTGAGAAGCTCATGGTTCAAAATGAAGACAACCCGCAAAAAGTCACTCCCTATCACATCTTCATGATGGGCCTCTCCAACATTATAGCTGGCGCAGACACCACTGCAATCAGCCTTTCTGCAGTATTGTACTATCTGATTCGGAGTCCAAAGGCAATGCAAAGACTGAGAGACGAAGTTGAGCAATGCGTCACCGATGAGCTTTTTAACGGAACACACCTCACTTTCAAGCAGAGCCAGGAGATGCCATACCTGCAAGCGGTCATCAAAGAAGCCCTTAGACTGCACTCCGCAACTGGCCTACCGCTCTGGCGGGTAGTTACGGATGCAGGGCTGGAACTCGATGGCCGTTTCTTCCCACCGGGCTCCGTTATTGGTCTGAATACTTGGGTCGCACACTACAATGAGGATATTTTTGGCGCCGACGCGAAAGAGTTTCGGCCGGAACGATGGATCGAAAGAGATGATAATGAGGCGGAGATAAAGGCCATGAATGCATATTACTTGCCG TTTGGACTCGGATCCCGCACATGCCTGGGGAAACATATTTCATTCTTGGAAATGTCCAAATTGATTCCTCTTCTGGTGAGAaactttgactttgagttGGTTGGAGAAGAGCGCGACTGGAAAGTTGAGAATTATTGGTTTGTCAAGCCAGCGAATTTCTTTGTCAAGGTCGCGAATCGCAAGTCTTGA
- a CDS encoding SCP-like extracellular protein (similar to Beauveria bassiana ARSEF 2860 XP_008597131.1), whose product MKPTHLILTLTLSLLPQTLSAAVTVTAAPSIPSNEPQWKTTSKFTSAILNSTNFYRDQHNASAVSWNKTLASFAGAYLQKSDCQFEHSGGPYGENLAEGYPNATASVEAWGNERDKYDFSDPQFGHDTGHFTQLVWKNTTAVGCDRRLCGEKGWYLVCEYWPRGNVVGQFGEEVGKEVSGVGELRPRIVFVMIAVLALLELF is encoded by the coding sequence ATGAAACCAACACACCTCATactcaccctcaccctctcTCTCCTCCCACAAACCCTCTCCGCAGCCGTAACCGTCACCGCCGCCCCCTCCATACCCTCCAACGAGCCCCAATGGAAGACCACCTCAAAATTCACATCCGCCATCctcaacagcaccaacttCTACCGCGACCAACACAACGCCAGCGCCGTCTCGTGGAACAAGACCCTCGCCTCCTTCGCCGGCGCCTACCTCCAAAAGAGCGACTGCCAGTTCGAGCACTCGGGCGGCCCCTACGGCGAGAACCTAGCAGAGGGGTATCCGAACGCGACGGCCAGCGTAGAGGCCTGGGGCAACGAGAGGGACAAGTACGACTTTTCGGATCCGCAGTTTGGCCACGACACGGGCCATTTTACGCAGTTGGTGTGGAAGAATACGACGGCGGTGGGCTGCGACAGGAGGCTGTGCGGTGAGAAGGGCTGGTATCTTGTGTGTGAGTATTGGCCGAGGGGGAATGTGGTTGGGCAGTTTGGGGAGGAGGTTGGGAAGGAGGTTTCGGGGGTGGGTGAGTTGAGGCCGAGGATTGTGTTTGTGATGATTGCAGTGCTTGctttgttggagttgttTTGA